The DNA sequence CATGCACGAGGTGATCGAGTCCCTCCGCAACGCGATGCCCGAGCGGCAGGTGGACGCGACGGTGGTGGGAGTGCCCTTCGAAGGCCGCATGGAGCTGGCGCCCGCGGCCCGTCGCAAGACGGCCCCCAAGGCGAAGAAGAGCGCCGGCAAGGCCGCCGCGAAGAAGAAGGCCCCGGCGGCGAAGAAGGCCGCGCCCGCGCGCAGGAAGACGGCGGCGAAGAAGGCGCCCGCGGCGAAGAAGGCCGCGCAGCCGGCGAGCGAGGACGCGGTGGCGGTGCTGGAGACCGCGCTGCGAGGCCATGCGCGCCAGAAGGACCTGGTCTCCGCTGGCAAGGAGAAGGACCAGCTCCTGCGCTCGCTGATCCCGCTGTACCTGGCGAAGTCCCTGGACGTGGAAGTCACGTCGGGCACGACGTCGCGCTTCTGGAGCGGGCTGGGCGTGACGTACGCCGCGCCGAACGCCGCCAAGGCGCTGCGCCTGCACGCGGGGTACGCGCAGGACACGAAGAAGGGCAAGGCCATCACCGCGAAGGGCGTCCGCTACGTGGAAGACGCCCTCGCGCAGGCCTCGAAGTAGTCCTGCTGAACGGTATGCCGCGCCTTTCATCCTCCAGGCGCGGCGCGCCCCACACTCGTGATCCTGCGTCCACTGCTGGTCCTGACCGTGTTGCTCGCGGACGCGGGAACGTCAGCTCCGCCGCGGAATGAATCGAAGCCAGATGCAGGAGTTCCTGTGCGGACGCGTCCTGCTCCTGACGTGGATGCAGGGACGGGCGCTGGAGGAGCAGCCACGTCACCCTTTGAGTGGCCTGAAGACGTGGGGCCCATGGCGACGCGACGCTGGATGGACCCGCCATTCTGGCGTCCTATACAGCGTTCGGGTGAATCGTCGCGTCGACGCCTGTGAGGGAATCGGTCCCGGGGGGAACTTCGAACTCGATTGGTTCGAACTCTATGCCGTCTCGCCCGACGGAAAACTCATCGAGCGATATCCCTATTCGCCCTGAGGCATCCGTTCCCCGCGCTTACTCCCGCGCGGAACGCGAGCCGGGGACCGGCGGATTGTCGGTCCTCCGGTACGTGGCCACCACGGAGTACTTCGTGTCCGCCGTGTGGTTCCGGCTCGCCGCGTGGAACAGCCGCGCATGGAAGAGCAGCACGTCCCCGGGCGCCAGCCGCACGTACCGAGTCTCCGCGATCAGCGCCGCGTTCTCAGGAAGCTCCGGCCGCAGGAACAGCCGCTCGTCATAGCGCTCCGCCGCGAAGGCCATCCGGTGCGTCCCGGGCAGCACCTTCAGGCCGCCGTTCTCCGGCGTCTCCGCGCCCAGGGCCAGCCACGTGGAGATCAACTCCGGCCGCGCGAAGGCCCAGTAGCGCACGTCCTGGTGCCACCCCGTGTCCGATGAATAGCGCGGCTGCTTCGTCATCACGCAGTTGTGGTGCGCCCGTGCCTGCACCACCGGCCCGTCCAGCAACCGCCCCAGCGCCTCCACCATCCGCGCGTCGTCGAACCACGCCGCGAAGAGGGGCGAGCGCCCGTGGGCCTTCAACAACCGGCGCACCGTCCGGCCGCCCTCATCCGTCCGGCTCGCCGGAGAACCCGGGTAGGCCACGTCGGCCTCGTACTCCACCGGGCCCTCACCGGTCGCCAACTGCTCCTGGATGACGGCCCGCATCCGCTCGCAAGTCCCGCCGTCCACGAAGGACGGCAGGACGAGATACCCATCGGTGGCGAAGCGCTGGCACTGCTCGGGGCTCAGGACGGACATGGCGCACGCTTCATAATGGGCGCGCGGTCCACATGCACCTGTCCCCGCGCTCGGCTCACCCCAGCAGCCGCGACTCATCCAGGTCGATTTCATCCTGGATGAGGTCCACGCCGTTCTGCCGGAACCGCCGCGCGGCGGCACGGCTGCGCGGCCCGTGCCCGTGCTCCAGGCACCACTGCGCGTGCTCGCTCAGCAGCGCCAGCTCCAGCGTGCGCCCCAGCGTCAGCGAGAAGCGCCGCGCCCCGGCCTCCATCGTGGTCGGGTTCGCCATGGCGCCGGACACCCAGGCCCGAGCGTGCTCCAGCGCGTCGTGCGCCGTCTGGACACACGGCCGCAGGCCCGT is a window from the Corallococcus silvisoli genome containing:
- a CDS encoding phytanoyl-CoA dioxygenase family protein: MSVLSPEQCQRFATDGYLVLPSFVDGGTCERMRAVIQEQLATGEGPVEYEADVAYPGSPASRTDEGGRTVRRLLKAHGRSPLFAAWFDDARMVEALGRLLDGPVVQARAHHNCVMTKQPRYSSDTGWHQDVRYWAFARPELISTWLALGAETPENGGLKVLPGTHRMAFAAERYDERLFLRPELPENAALIAETRYVRLAPGDVLLFHARLFHAASRNHTADTKYSVVATYRRTDNPPVPGSRSARE